The following are from one region of the Microbacterium sp. cx-55 genome:
- the ftsW gene encoding putative lipid II flippase FtsW, translating to MRVVDTTRTRPVPPEPEPGSRRGLAARVSLGRVFAPVPSEFLLIASTALLLTGFGLVMILSATSATAEDAGGGPYDAVLKQGVFAMIGIPLMFLASRMPLTFWKRIAWPALILAILFQMLVFTPLGVENDGNQNWIRIAGLQAQPSEFLKVTLALWLGYVLYRKKTLLADWRHVFIPAVPVGIAVIATVMAGHDLGTAMILVLIMLAALFFSGVKLRVFLLPVLLAVGAVAYFAINSPDRMRRFMSFINEDCLADYYGDCYQPLHGIWGLAGGGIFGLGLGNSKEKYSWLPAAANDYIFAIVGEELGLIGCIVVLLLFGLFAVGAFHIVRKTNDPFVRITAGAISIWIVGQALMNVGVVLRLLPVFGVPLPFMSQGGTSLMSVLIGCGVLLSFARTLPRPGPVAAAAPVRGRITR from the coding sequence ATGCGGGTGGTCGACACGACGAGGACCAGACCGGTCCCGCCGGAGCCTGAGCCCGGCTCTCGCCGCGGGCTCGCGGCACGCGTCTCGCTCGGCCGCGTGTTCGCGCCGGTGCCGAGCGAGTTCCTACTGATCGCCTCGACGGCGCTGCTGCTCACCGGTTTCGGGCTCGTGATGATCCTCTCCGCCACGTCGGCGACCGCGGAGGATGCCGGCGGCGGCCCCTACGACGCGGTACTCAAACAGGGCGTCTTCGCGATGATCGGCATCCCGCTGATGTTCCTGGCCTCCCGCATGCCGCTCACGTTCTGGAAGCGCATCGCCTGGCCCGCGCTGATCCTCGCGATCCTGTTCCAGATGCTCGTCTTCACGCCGCTGGGCGTGGAGAACGACGGAAACCAGAACTGGATCCGGATCGCGGGGCTGCAGGCGCAGCCGTCCGAATTCCTGAAGGTCACCCTCGCGCTCTGGCTCGGCTACGTGCTGTACCGCAAGAAGACCCTGCTCGCCGACTGGCGGCACGTCTTCATCCCCGCCGTGCCGGTGGGCATCGCGGTGATCGCGACCGTGATGGCCGGCCACGACCTCGGCACGGCGATGATCCTCGTGCTCATCATGCTCGCCGCGCTGTTCTTCTCCGGCGTGAAGCTCCGCGTCTTCCTGCTCCCCGTCCTCTTGGCGGTCGGTGCGGTGGCCTACTTCGCGATCAACAGTCCCGACCGGATGCGGCGCTTCATGAGCTTCATCAACGAGGACTGTCTGGCCGACTACTACGGCGACTGCTACCAGCCGCTGCACGGCATCTGGGGTCTCGCCGGGGGCGGGATCTTCGGACTGGGCCTGGGCAACTCGAAAGAGAAGTACAGCTGGCTGCCCGCCGCCGCCAACGACTACATCTTCGCGATCGTGGGCGAAGAGCTCGGCCTCATCGGCTGCATCGTCGTGCTGCTCCTGTTCGGCCTCTTCGCGGTCGGCGCGTTCCACATCGTCCGCAAGACCAACGACCCCTTCGTCCGCATCACGGCGGGCGCGATCTCGATCTGGATCGTCGGACAGGCGCTCATGAACGTCGGCGTCGTCCTGCGCCTCCTCCCCGTATTCGGTGTGCCGCTGCCGTTCATGTCGCAGGGGGGCACCTCGCTCATGTCGGTGTTGATCGGATGCGGTGTGCTCCTGTCGTTCGCGCGCACCCTGCCGAGACCGGGCCCCGTCGCTGCCGCCGCTCCGGTGCGTGGCAGAATCACCCGGTGA
- a CDS encoding UDP-N-acetylglucosamine--N-acetylmuramyl-(pentapeptide) pyrophosphoryl-undecaprenol N-acetylglucosamine transferase, whose amino-acid sequence MTTYLLAGGGTAGHVNPLLAVADALRAREPDAAVLVLGTREGLEARLVPARGYELLFVDKVPFPRRPNRAAASFPGQFRRAIAQVRAHIRERHVDVIVGFGGYASAPAYIAAGRERVPFVVHEANAKPGLANVLGARRAAAVGVAFAGTPLRRGEVVGMPLRREIVDLDRDALRAEAAEFFGLDAEKPTLLVFGGSLGALRLNTALAGSWGDVRAAGWQLVHITGERSDLTDPGVPGYALRRYVDRMDLAFALADVIVSRSGAATVSEISALGIPAVYVPYAVGNGEQRLNAASAVAAGAAIIIPDADFTPDRVRAEILPLLADEARIERMRSAAASVGIRRGAENVVDLIYRALTR is encoded by the coding sequence GTGACGACCTATCTTCTCGCCGGCGGGGGAACCGCCGGCCACGTCAACCCGCTGCTCGCGGTGGCCGATGCGCTCCGCGCCCGCGAGCCCGACGCGGCCGTTCTGGTGCTGGGCACGCGTGAGGGGCTCGAAGCGCGACTCGTGCCCGCCCGCGGCTACGAGTTGCTCTTCGTCGACAAAGTGCCCTTCCCGCGTCGCCCGAACCGTGCCGCTGCGAGCTTTCCAGGCCAGTTCCGTCGAGCGATCGCGCAGGTGCGCGCCCACATCCGGGAGCGTCACGTCGACGTGATCGTCGGGTTCGGCGGGTACGCGTCGGCTCCGGCCTACATCGCCGCCGGTCGCGAGCGGGTGCCGTTCGTCGTGCACGAGGCGAACGCCAAGCCCGGACTCGCGAACGTGCTCGGCGCCCGTCGGGCCGCGGCGGTCGGCGTCGCGTTCGCCGGAACGCCGCTCCGTCGCGGCGAGGTCGTCGGAATGCCGCTTCGCCGAGAGATCGTCGATCTCGATCGCGACGCTCTTCGCGCGGAGGCCGCGGAATTCTTCGGGCTCGACGCCGAGAAGCCGACGCTTCTGGTGTTTGGGGGCTCCCTCGGCGCGCTCCGGCTCAACACGGCTCTCGCGGGCTCGTGGGGTGACGTGCGGGCGGCCGGATGGCAGCTCGTCCACATCACGGGGGAGCGGTCGGACCTGACCGATCCCGGGGTCCCCGGATACGCGCTCCGGCGTTACGTCGACCGGATGGATCTCGCCTTCGCGCTGGCGGACGTCATCGTGTCCCGCTCCGGGGCCGCGACCGTGAGCGAGATCAGCGCCCTGGGCATCCCGGCGGTGTACGTGCCGTACGCGGTGGGCAACGGGGAGCAGCGGTTGAACGCCGCGTCCGCCGTCGCCGCCGGAGCGGCCATCATCATCCCCGACGCGGACTTCACCCCCGATCGCGTGCGCGCGGAGATTCTGCCGCTGCTCGCCGATGAGGCCCGGATCGAGCGGATGCGGAGCGCCGCCGCATCCGTCGGCATCCGGCGTGGTGCCGAGAACGTCGTGGACCTGATCTACCGCGCGCTCACGCGCTGA
- a CDS encoding GntR family transcriptional regulator, producing the protein MPPLPLRIDSSSSVAPFEQLRSGVIAAIAAGTLAPGERLPTVRALAERLDIAPGTAARAYRELEGTGVIETRGRAGTFVSLAADPALRQAQAAAADFVARIRLLGLTDDDARELLAAALHATRD; encoded by the coding sequence ATGCCGCCTCTCCCCCTGCGTATCGATTCCTCGAGCTCCGTCGCGCCGTTCGAGCAGTTGCGGTCCGGAGTGATCGCGGCGATCGCGGCGGGCACTCTGGCACCCGGCGAGCGACTCCCCACCGTCCGCGCGCTCGCCGAACGCCTCGATATCGCGCCCGGCACGGCCGCTCGGGCGTATCGGGAACTCGAGGGCACCGGGGTGATCGAGACCCGTGGCCGGGCCGGCACGTTCGTCAGCCTGGCCGCCGACCCGGCCCTCCGGCAGGCGCAGGCGGCCGCCGCGGATTTCGTCGCCCGCATCCGCCTGCTGGGACTCACCGACGACGACGCCCGCGAGCTGTTGGCCGCGGCCCTGCACGCCACGCGCGACTGA
- the murC gene encoding UDP-N-acetylmuramate--L-alanine ligase, which produces MIRPDLTLPIPASIDAAHFIGIGGSGMSGLARMFLARGIRVSGSDRADSAVLRELAAAGADVHIGHDAAHLGDADTVIHTGAIWPENPEYVTAKERGLAVIHRSQALHWLIGGRRLVAVAGAHGKTTSTGMVVTALKALGTDPNFVNGGVVAQLGTSSGTGADELFVIEADESDGTFLLYDTSIALITNVDPDHLDHWGSDDAFYDGFARFADAATEAVVISADDPGAREVTARLGHPNIVRFGFAADADIRITDVVTDGPVSFEVARGDERARVQLAVPGAHNAVNATGAIAALVTLGFAFADAARAVEGFAGTVRRFELHGVRRGVSVYDDYAHHPTEVAAALSAARTVIGDGRLIAVHQPHTYSRTQLMSGEFAHVLEELADQTVVLDVYGAREDPIPGVTGALVRDAFVDESRVRFVSDWQDAAEYTATIAREGDFVITLGCGDVYRIIPQVLTALGESAAPGSH; this is translated from the coding sequence ATGATCAGACCCGACCTCACCCTCCCCATCCCCGCCTCGATCGACGCGGCGCACTTCATCGGCATCGGGGGGTCCGGAATGTCGGGGCTCGCGCGCATGTTCCTCGCTCGGGGCATCCGCGTGTCGGGGTCGGACCGCGCCGATAGCGCGGTGCTGCGCGAGCTCGCCGCCGCCGGCGCGGACGTCCACATCGGCCACGACGCGGCGCATCTCGGTGACGCCGACACCGTGATCCACACCGGCGCGATCTGGCCCGAGAACCCGGAGTATGTGACGGCGAAGGAGCGCGGCCTCGCCGTGATCCACCGGTCCCAGGCTCTGCACTGGCTGATCGGCGGACGCCGCCTCGTCGCCGTCGCCGGCGCCCACGGCAAGACCACGTCGACCGGCATGGTCGTCACCGCGCTCAAGGCGCTCGGAACCGACCCGAACTTCGTGAACGGCGGGGTCGTCGCGCAGCTCGGAACCTCGAGCGGAACGGGCGCCGACGAGTTGTTCGTGATCGAAGCCGACGAGTCCGACGGCACGTTCCTCCTCTACGACACCTCGATCGCCCTCATCACCAACGTCGACCCCGATCACCTCGATCACTGGGGCTCCGACGACGCGTTCTACGACGGTTTCGCGCGGTTCGCGGATGCGGCCACCGAGGCCGTCGTGATCTCCGCCGACGACCCGGGTGCACGCGAAGTCACCGCGCGCCTCGGCCACCCGAACATCGTGCGCTTCGGCTTCGCCGCGGATGCCGACATCCGCATCACGGACGTCGTCACGGACGGACCGGTGTCGTTCGAGGTCGCGCGCGGCGACGAGCGCGCGCGTGTGCAGCTCGCCGTGCCCGGAGCACACAACGCGGTGAACGCGACGGGAGCGATCGCCGCTCTCGTGACCCTCGGCTTCGCGTTCGCGGACGCCGCGCGCGCCGTCGAGGGGTTCGCGGGCACCGTCCGGCGGTTCGAACTGCACGGCGTCCGTCGCGGGGTGAGCGTCTACGACGACTACGCCCACCATCCGACCGAGGTCGCGGCGGCGCTGTCGGCGGCTCGCACCGTCATCGGAGACGGCCGGTTGATCGCCGTGCACCAGCCGCACACGTACTCGCGCACCCAGCTGATGTCGGGCGAATTCGCCCACGTGCTCGAAGAACTCGCGGATCAGACCGTCGTGCTCGATGTCTACGGTGCCCGCGAAGATCCGATTCCGGGCGTCACGGGTGCTCTCGTCCGCGATGCCTTCGTGGACGAGAGCCGCGTGCGGTTCGTCTCCGACTGGCAGGACGCGGCCGAGTACACCGCGACCATCGCGCGCGAGGGTGACTTCGTCATCACGCTCGGGTGTGGAGACGTGTACCGGATCATCCCGCAGGTGCTGACGGCCCTCGGTGAGTCCGCCGCGCCCGGGAGCCACTGA
- a CDS encoding FtsQ-type POTRA domain-containing protein has translation MRRPSPLPPPAGASSSGGRDDSARRSVERRTAAETDRGDARVDSPDADELFGAPGAAESDSGVGAGAGDDAGLDADAQITAPVAPLVFPRTTPGASPVDPGTDRAAGAPTEAAPVGIRDVWRAARARRRALRAEVRRFTVRQRRRRMLWLGVAASLVIVTLATVGAAYSPLFAVEQVEVVGTQQLAAADVQEALSGQVGTPLAAIDESAIKSALVQFPLVESYTVEARPPHELIVRIVERTPVGVFSSASGYTLVDAAGVALSTTPDAPAGYAIMNVSGGVGSPAFAAAGRVMRTLPADLRAQVTVVTASTPDDVTLTLGAANAKVVWGSADDSAQKARVLQALMVARPADTVSEYDVSSPEAGVVR, from the coding sequence ATGCGCCGACCGTCGCCGCTTCCGCCGCCTGCGGGGGCATCCTCGTCCGGCGGCCGCGACGATTCCGCGCGCCGATCGGTCGAGCGCCGCACCGCCGCGGAAACTGACCGCGGTGACGCCCGGGTGGATTCGCCCGACGCCGACGAACTCTTCGGAGCACCCGGGGCCGCCGAGTCGGACTCCGGTGTCGGTGCCGGGGCTGGCGATGACGCGGGGCTCGACGCGGACGCGCAGATCACGGCGCCGGTCGCGCCGCTCGTGTTCCCACGGACGACGCCCGGCGCGAGCCCCGTCGACCCGGGCACCGATCGCGCCGCGGGCGCGCCGACCGAGGCGGCGCCGGTGGGCATCCGGGACGTCTGGCGCGCCGCCCGCGCGCGGCGCCGTGCGCTGCGCGCCGAGGTGCGCCGATTCACGGTGCGCCAGCGGCGGCGGCGGATGCTGTGGCTCGGTGTCGCCGCATCCCTCGTGATCGTGACGCTGGCAACCGTCGGCGCCGCTTACAGTCCGCTCTTCGCGGTCGAGCAGGTCGAGGTCGTCGGCACTCAGCAACTCGCGGCCGCCGACGTGCAGGAGGCGCTGTCAGGCCAGGTCGGCACCCCGCTCGCCGCGATCGATGAATCTGCGATCAAGTCCGCGCTCGTTCAGTTCCCGCTCGTCGAGTCGTACACGGTCGAGGCGCGCCCGCCACACGAGCTGATCGTGCGGATCGTGGAACGCACGCCGGTCGGCGTGTTCTCGTCGGCGTCGGGCTACACGCTGGTCGATGCCGCCGGAGTTGCACTGTCGACGACCCCGGACGCGCCCGCCGGCTACGCGATCATGAATGTCTCCGGCGGAGTCGGATCGCCCGCCTTCGCGGCCGCCGGCCGGGTGATGCGCACCCTGCCCGCCGATCTCCGTGCGCAGGTGACGGTGGTCACCGCATCCACGCCCGATGACGTGACGCTGACCCTCGGTGCGGCGAATGCGAAGGTGGTGTGGGGGAGCGCGGACGACTCTGCGCAGAAGGCCCGTGTGCTGCAGGCGCTGATGGTCGCGCGCCCCGCCGACACCGTTTCGGAGTACGACGTGTCCTCGCCCGAGGCCGGCGTCGTCCGCTGA
- the ftsZ gene encoding cell division protein FtsZ: MSQNQNYLAVIKVVGVGGGGVNAVNRMIELGLRGVEFIAVNTDAQALLMSDADVKLDVGRELTRGLGAGADPEVGRRAAEDHAEEIEEALAGADMVFVTAGEGGGTGTGGAPVVARIAKSIGALTIGVVTKPFSFEGRRRQSQAEAGVTKLKEEVDTLIVVPNDRLLEISDRGISMIEAFATADQVLLAGVQGITDLITTPGLINLDFADVKSVMQGAGSALMGIGSARGADRAIKAAELAVESPLLEASIEGAHGVLLSIQGGSNLGIFEINDAAQLVKEAAHPEANIIFGTVIDDTLGDEVRVTVIAAGFDSGEPTPRLEPVLQARPAVNPLTTPDPAPIAEKPAPPVPVEKPVAVPVAANAEPTSYDSAFGDDDLDIPDFLK; the protein is encoded by the coding sequence ATGAGCCAGAACCAGAACTACCTTGCGGTTATCAAGGTCGTTGGAGTGGGCGGTGGCGGCGTGAATGCTGTCAACCGCATGATCGAGTTGGGTCTGCGAGGTGTGGAGTTCATCGCGGTGAACACCGACGCGCAGGCTCTTCTCATGAGCGACGCGGACGTCAAGCTCGACGTCGGACGCGAGCTGACCCGCGGACTCGGCGCTGGCGCCGACCCCGAGGTCGGCCGTCGCGCGGCGGAAGACCACGCGGAGGAGATCGAGGAAGCGCTCGCGGGCGCCGACATGGTCTTCGTCACCGCGGGTGAGGGTGGCGGTACCGGAACCGGTGGCGCTCCCGTCGTCGCGCGGATCGCGAAATCGATCGGTGCACTCACGATCGGTGTGGTCACCAAGCCGTTCTCCTTCGAAGGCCGCCGTCGTCAGAGCCAGGCCGAGGCGGGCGTGACCAAGCTGAAAGAAGAGGTCGACACCCTCATCGTGGTGCCGAACGATCGTCTTCTGGAGATCAGCGACCGCGGGATCTCGATGATCGAGGCCTTCGCGACCGCCGACCAGGTGCTGCTCGCCGGTGTTCAGGGAATCACCGATCTGATCACGACGCCCGGTCTGATCAACCTCGACTTCGCCGACGTGAAGTCGGTGATGCAGGGGGCGGGGTCCGCGCTCATGGGCATCGGCTCGGCGCGCGGCGCCGATCGCGCCATCAAGGCCGCCGAGCTCGCGGTCGAGTCGCCCCTTCTGGAAGCCTCGATCGAGGGCGCGCACGGCGTGCTGCTCTCGATCCAGGGTGGCTCCAACCTCGGAATCTTCGAGATCAACGATGCCGCGCAGCTGGTGAAGGAAGCCGCGCACCCGGAGGCCAACATCATCTTCGGTACGGTCATCGACGACACTCTCGGCGACGAGGTGCGCGTCACGGTCATCGCCGCCGGTTTCGACAGCGGAGAGCCGACTCCCCGCCTCGAGCCCGTGCTGCAGGCGCGCCCGGCGGTCAACCCGCTGACCACGCCCGACCCGGCCCCGATCGCCGAGAAGCCTGCGCCGCCCGTGCCCGTCGAGAAGCCGGTGGCCGTGCCGGTCGCGGCGAACGCCGAGCCGACGTCGTACGACTCCGCCTTCGGTGATGACGACCTCGACATCCCGGACTTCCTCAAGTAG
- a CDS encoding YggS family pyridoxal phosphate-dependent enzyme encodes MIDERIADAARAAGRNADDITRIVVTKFHPASLVDELSALGVGDVGENRQQELSAKVGEVRPAGPLRWHFIGQAQTNKARAVRAAASVVHTVDRARLADALDRAAEPSDDPLDVLVQVNLTDDADRGGVSPEGLDALAAHVAGCRTLRLRGIMAVAPLDEEPARAFARLHGYAERLRAIVPDARWISAGMTGDFIEAIDAGATHLRIGSAITGPRPLRG; translated from the coding sequence ATGATCGACGAGCGGATCGCCGACGCCGCCCGGGCGGCCGGCCGGAACGCCGATGACATCACCCGCATCGTGGTGACCAAGTTCCACCCCGCGTCGCTCGTCGATGAGCTCTCCGCTCTCGGGGTCGGTGACGTCGGTGAGAATCGCCAGCAGGAACTCTCCGCGAAAGTGGGCGAGGTGCGGCCCGCGGGCCCGCTTCGCTGGCACTTCATCGGTCAGGCGCAGACGAACAAGGCGCGCGCCGTGCGTGCCGCTGCATCCGTCGTCCATACGGTCGACCGTGCCCGGTTGGCGGATGCTCTCGATCGGGCCGCCGAGCCGAGCGACGATCCGCTCGATGTGCTCGTGCAGGTCAACCTCACGGACGACGCGGACCGCGGGGGAGTCTCGCCCGAGGGGCTCGACGCCCTCGCCGCGCACGTCGCCGGATGCCGCACCCTTCGCCTCCGCGGGATCATGGCCGTCGCCCCCCTCGACGAAGAGCCCGCCCGAGCGTTCGCCCGGCTGCACGGCTACGCAGAACGACTGCGCGCGATCGTTCCCGACGCGCGCTGGATCTCTGCCGGAATGACCGGCGATTTCATCGAGGCGATCGACGCAGGCGCGACACACCTGCGGATCGGCTCGGCAATAACGGGTCCGCGCCCCTTGCGCGGATAG
- a CDS encoding cell division protein SepF produces MSNPLKKTMVYLGLADEEEVYEEPAPTRVRKSEQAVEKVAAPITPLHRPAVVRQPAVGAVTEILTVHPKQYRDAQIIAENFRDGVPVIINLSQMSDADARRLIDFASGLSLGLYGRIERVTSKVFLLSPENVAVSGDGAVAQADPEAAPFTQP; encoded by the coding sequence ATGTCGAACCCGCTGAAGAAGACCATGGTGTACCTGGGCCTCGCCGACGAGGAAGAGGTCTACGAGGAGCCGGCTCCCACGCGCGTGCGCAAGAGCGAGCAGGCCGTCGAGAAGGTCGCTGCGCCGATCACGCCGCTGCATCGTCCGGCGGTCGTGCGTCAGCCCGCCGTGGGTGCGGTCACCGAGATCCTCACGGTGCACCCGAAGCAGTACCGCGACGCGCAGATCATCGCGGAGAACTTCCGCGATGGCGTGCCGGTCATCATCAACCTCTCGCAGATGAGCGACGCCGACGCGCGTCGGCTGATCGACTTCGCGAGCGGGCTCTCCCTGGGTCTCTACGGGCGTATCGAGCGCGTGACCAGCAAGGTCTTCCTGCTGTCGCCGGAGAACGTCGCGGTGTCGGGAGACGGAGCGGTCGCTCAGGCCGATCCTGAGGCCGCCCCCTTCACTCAGCCGTAA
- a CDS encoding YggT family protein yields the protein MEIVRLVASVANVLLLIYVLVLLGRLILDYIPIFNREWRPRGVGLVAAELVYTVTDPPIRLLRRFIPPLRIGPVAIDFAFALTMLICFVLLSVTRSLAG from the coding sequence GTGGAGATCGTCCGCCTCGTCGCATCGGTAGCGAACGTCCTGCTGTTGATCTACGTGCTGGTGCTGCTCGGGCGCCTGATCCTCGATTACATTCCCATCTTCAACCGTGAGTGGCGTCCCCGTGGCGTGGGACTCGTGGCCGCAGAACTCGTCTACACGGTCACGGACCCGCCCATCAGGCTGCTCCGTCGCTTCATCCCCCCGCTCCGCATCGGGCCGGTCGCGATCGATTTCGCGTTCGCCCTTACGATGCTGATCTGCTTCGTCCTGCTGTCGGTGACGCGGTCCCTCGCGGGCTGA
- a CDS encoding DivIVA domain-containing protein — MALTPDDVVTKQFQHVRFKEGFDPDEVDDFLDEIVVEWRKTIAENDELKAKLAAFESGDATPAEAPAKAPEVEEVVVEEAVVETPAPAPVSSEGGTAQTAGIIELAQRLHDEHVADGKAQRDQLISDAQAQAASIVAEAEAKGREEMARLDKERTVLESRITELRQFERDYRSQLRGFIEGHLRDLESSSSGTGNTPVSAIGL, encoded by the coding sequence ATGGCATTGACTCCGGATGACGTCGTCACCAAGCAGTTTCAGCACGTTCGCTTCAAAGAGGGTTTCGACCCCGACGAGGTCGACGACTTCCTCGACGAGATCGTCGTCGAGTGGCGCAAGACGATCGCCGAGAACGACGAACTGAAGGCGAAGCTCGCCGCGTTCGAGTCCGGTGACGCGACTCCCGCCGAGGCACCCGCGAAGGCGCCCGAGGTCGAAGAGGTCGTCGTCGAAGAGGCCGTCGTCGAGACGCCCGCCCCGGCTCCTGTGTCGAGTGAGGGCGGCACCGCCCAGACGGCCGGAATCATCGAGCTCGCTCAGCGTCTGCACGACGAGCACGTCGCCGACGGCAAGGCGCAGCGCGACCAGCTCATCTCCGACGCTCAGGCGCAGGCCGCATCCATCGTCGCCGAGGCCGAGGCCAAGGGTCGCGAAGAGATGGCCCGCCTCGACAAGGAGCGCACCGTTCTCGAGAGCCGCATCACCGAGCTCCGTCAGTTCGAGCGCGACTACCGCTCGCAGCTGCGCGGTTTCATCGAGGGCCACCTGCGTGACCTCGAGTCCTCCTCGAGCGGTACCGGCAACACCCCGGTCTCGGCTATCGGCCTCTAG
- a CDS encoding signal peptidase II, whose product MTARPPLRTAAAGVIIASLAVLVLAADQFAKFLAIAFLPSEQAVPVIGDALVFYLIRNPGAAFSFGESVTWVFTIALAAVAIAIVIMARRIHSRAWAVILGLLLGGVLGNLTDRLLRAPGFAVGHVVDFISTPWMMPAIYNVADMFIVTMMIGVAILVLIGLRFDGTRDRASTSTDADASDAPPEGDSDAATDPAVVDARDPLFPVADPDAGAPPRADEPRRT is encoded by the coding sequence TTGACGGCTCGACCCCCTTTGCGGACGGCGGCGGCCGGCGTCATCATCGCCTCTCTGGCGGTGCTGGTGCTGGCCGCCGACCAGTTCGCGAAGTTCCTTGCAATCGCCTTCCTGCCCAGTGAGCAGGCCGTTCCTGTCATCGGGGACGCGTTGGTCTTCTACCTGATCCGCAATCCGGGCGCCGCATTCTCGTTTGGTGAGAGCGTGACCTGGGTCTTCACGATCGCCCTCGCCGCGGTCGCCATCGCCATCGTGATCATGGCGCGGCGTATCCACTCGCGTGCGTGGGCCGTGATCCTCGGACTTCTGCTCGGCGGAGTGCTGGGCAACCTGACCGATCGGCTTCTTCGCGCACCGGGATTCGCCGTCGGTCATGTCGTCGACTTCATCTCGACACCGTGGATGATGCCGGCGATCTACAACGTCGCCGACATGTTCATCGTGACGATGATGATCGGCGTCGCCATCCTCGTGCTGATCGGACTGCGGTTCGACGGCACGCGTGACCGCGCGTCCACTTCGACGGATGCGGATGCCTCCGACGCCCCGCCCGAGGGCGACTCCGACGCAGCCACAGACCCCGCAGTTGTTGATGCGCGCGACCCGCTCTTCCCCGTTGCAGACCCGGATGCGGGCGCCCCGCCGCGTGCGGACGAACCGCGCCGGACCTGA